A stretch of Cicer arietinum cultivar CDC Frontier isolate Library 1 chromosome 5, Cicar.CDCFrontier_v2.0, whole genome shotgun sequence DNA encodes these proteins:
- the LOC101515671 gene encoding NAD(P)H-quinone oxidoreductase subunit N, chloroplastic, which translates to MLASASLNCGGARWYNVQEQRRKKMIANVRSKRVVRCSLGIGDFIGGDLVKFDIGRWLSDVEQHKALAIYTPHEGGYEGRYLSRLQRQGYYFLDLSARGLGDPETTLTKVHPVCPAHLGKQPIARWYFPPEVDYRLEALPPNAKGLVVWIIEAKVLSKAELQFLALLPTLRPKVRVIAECGNWRKFMWKPLSEIAGLTTSQEA; encoded by the exons ATGTTAGCCTCTGCTAGCTTAAATTGTGGAGGAGCAAGATGGTACAATGTTCAAGAACaaagaaggaagaagatgatAGCTAATGTTAGAAGTAAAAGGGTAGTGAGGTGCAGTTTGGGGATAGGAGATTTCATTGGTGGAGATTTGGTTAAATTTGATATTGGACGTTGGCTTTCAGATGTTGAACAACATAAAGCACTTGCAATATATACTCCTCATGAAGGTGGTTATGAAGGACGTTATTTGTCACGTCTTCAACGTCAAGGTTACTATTTTCTTGACCTTTCAGCTCGAGGTCTTGGTGATCCTGAAACTACTCTCACCAAAGTTCACCCTGTTTGTCCT GCTCATTTAGGAAAGCAACCAATAGCAAGATGGTATTTCCCACCAGAAGTTGATTACAGATTGGAAGCATTACCACCAAATGCTAAAGGACTCGTGGTTTGGATTATTGAAGCCAAG GTTCTCTCCAAGGCAGAACTGCAATTCCTTGCTCTGCTGCCTACACTAAGGCCTAAGGTCAGGGTCATTGCTGAATGTGGAAATTG GAGAAAGTTTATGTGGAAGCCATTAAGTGAAATTGCTGGACTAACAACTAGTCAGGAGgcttga
- the LOC101488427 gene encoding reticulon-like protein B1, which produces MVQHAEYMDVADSDFLSNSKEFDDDDSEFETVFENYFVFSAVKNSFFGRKRPLHVVLGSGKAADIILWRNKWITASILVGVTFIWFSFKRMEYTVLSFICDSLVILLAMLFLWTHLTSFINISPPKLSALILPEGLLVNTAISMTKKLNKLLITFGVLASGRDFRKFILVTWTLGAVSVLGSLFTAATIFYIASVTLLTVPAVYEKHQDIIDILFEKALIELNNQYAELMKMFFGKSQHLQDSNLE; this is translated from the exons aTGGTTCAGCATGCGGAATACATGGATGTTGCAGATTCAGATTTTCTCAGTAATAGCAAAGAATTTGATGATGATGACTCAGAATTTGAAACTGTGTTTGAGAATTACTTTGTATTCTCCGCCGTCAAGAACAGCTTCTTTGGCCGGAAAAGGCCTCTGCATGTTGTACTAGGTTCCGGTAAAG CTGCTGACATTATACTGTGGAGAAATAAGTGGATCACAGCAAGCATTCTAGTTGGTGTAACTTTCATATGGTTTAGTTTTAAAAGGATGGAATACACAGTGCTTAGTTTCATTTGTGACTCTCTCGTAATCCTATTGGCAATGTTGTTTCTATGGACACATCTAACCTCCTTCATTAACAT ATCTCCACCTAAATTATCAGCACTCATCTTACCTGAAGGGTTGCTTGTTAATACTGCTATTTCAATGACAAAAAAACTTAACAAACTACTCATAACATTTGGAGTCCTAGCTTCCGGACGAGATTTCAGGAAGTTTATTTTG GTTACATGGACATTAGGAGCTGTCTCAGTTCTTGGCAGTTTGTTCACTGCTGCAACTATCTTCTACATAG CGTCTGTGACTTTGCTGACTGTGCCAGCAGTGTATGAAAAGCATCAAGATATTATAGATATCCTTTTTGAGAAGGCGCTGATtgaattaaataatcaatatgcAGAGCTGATGAAGATGTTTTTTGGAAAGTCTCAACACTTGCAAGATAGCAATCTAGAATAG
- the LOC101488763 gene encoding protein YCF54, chloroplastic, with amino-acid sequence MLGMGTLTLGSSTTMVAHTTLTSSNTLSGTKRHNLFNKTHSLPINFTLFSSFNKLTMPLTPFTTAVASVQSDSVSSSDAPPTKNELSKYYFLVANAKFMLDEEEHFQEQLFERRRYYGERNKEQDFWLVIEPKFLDSFPEITKRLRRPAVALVSTNGPWITFMKLRLDRVLAQSFEAESLEEALASNPTNLKFEKPDNWVAPYPKYESGWWETFLPPGQKEVNS; translated from the exons ATGCTGGGTATGGGGACTCTAACTTTAGGTTCATCAACTACAATGGTTGCTCACACCACTCTCACTTCTTCCAATACACTCTCTGGAACTAAAAGGCATAACCTTTTCAACAAAACTCACTCCTTGCCAATTAATTTCACCTTATTCTCTTCCTTCAACAAACTAACAATGCCACTTACTCCCTTTACCACTGCTGTTGCTTCTGTTCAATCTGACAGTGTCAGTTCTTCTGATGCTCCTCCCACCAAG AATGAGCTCAGCAAGTACTATTTTCTTGTTGCAAATGCTAAATTCATGCTGGATGAGGAGGAGCATTTTCAAGAACAACTATTTGAACGTCGTCGTTACTATGGAGAGCGTAATAAAGAACAGGATTTCTGGCTTGTCATTGAGCCTAAATTCTTGGATAGTTTCCCTGAAATTACCAAGAGGTTGAGGAGACCTGCTGTTGCTCTTGTATCAACCAATGGTCCATGGATCAC ATTCATGAAGTTAAGACTGGATCGAGTTTTAGCACAAAGTTTTGAAGCTGAGAGCCTAGAAGAAGCATTAGCCTCCAATCCTACTAATCTTAAGTTTGAGAAGCCTGATAATTGGGTGGCACCCTATCCTAAATATGAATCTGGATGGTGGGAAACTTTCTTGCCCCCAGGACAGAAAGAGGTGAACTCTTAG